The proteins below come from a single Cervus elaphus chromosome 4, mCerEla1.1, whole genome shotgun sequence genomic window:
- the PLEKHG2 gene encoding pleckstrin homology domain-containing family G member 2 isoform X2 — protein sequence MPEGARGLGLSKPSPSLGHRGEVCDCAAVCDTRTAPATPAMTSPRGSGSSTSLSTVGSEGDPAPGPTPACSASRPEPLPGPPIRLHLSPVGTPGSAKPSRLERVAREIVETERAYVRDLRSIVEDYLGPLLDGGVLGLSAEQVGTLFANIEDIYEFSSELLEDLEGSSSAGGIAECFVQRSEDFDIYTLYCMNYPSSLALLRELSLSPPAAMWLQERQAQLHHSLPLQSFLLKPVQRILKYHLLLQELGKHWAEGPDAGGREMVEEAIVSMTAVAWYINDMKRKQEHAARLQEVQRRLGGWTGPDLSAFGELVLEGAFRGGGGSGPRLRGGERLLFLFSRMLLVAKRRGPEYTYKGHIFCCNLSVSENPRDPLGFKVSDLTIPKHRHLLQAKNQEEKRLWIHCLQRLFFENHPASIPAKAKQVLLENSLHCAPKSKPIPEPLTPPLGSPRPRDARSFTPGRRNTAPSPGPATTRRGRRQSEPLKDLYVMFPHDAKPRLKHAGSAGELYPPLEPQPPGPTSGPPEDLEDTGPPTLDPSGTSITEEILELLNQRGLRDPGGPLQPPPDDVPKFPGDSQVPSDSDTLTFQGLPSRDSSEEEEEELDVDEREPSPLHVLEGLEGSSAAEIADIPSLSKSPDRPSLPEMPSLSEIPQMPRLPSLSDISSVFEMPCLPAIPSIPDIPSLSSAAPQLPCDSWLQGPPQELNETLATRRELFPGSTSGKLGEPSSEGRAGREEDEGGSFPEFQPPDVTRDQGFSHELEFRSCSEIRSAWQALEQGQLARPGFPEPLLILEDSDLSGGGSSGGGKAGVPTSERSASRVRELARLYSERIQHMQRAETRASANAPRRRPRALAQPQLLPGLPQEQAEPGPLPAFGHVLVCELAFPLTCAQESVPLSPAARVQAATPLTKLGGCQDSQGLHVSSLPEQGHLSLQVPAATPLPEQGSLWNIQIPATTTLLEQDDPPGSQAAAITISPDQGHLEIQVPAAIPLQEHRDHVDTQVPSSTSSPEQGGHADIQLPTNPASPKRGSSSDVVVSATSPAPKREGCWDSQSPTNTLVTKPGSSRGVQSPATACGPAVDAVLIRGSSLDPQIPADTPLPLQRDLPDIQVPGTSPLPVHGGHLDRQIPADAPPSLPQDLPDFQVPAATPLPQTAGLTDAQVQAFPPLPQQGGLRYSQGRAAAPWLQEQSLTDLQVQKLTPLLEPKGFMNDQDPAATPLPEQGGPTDTQGPLPTPVQTTVLLAKQGGHSVSHAARSESSDLTPPHSPPPPTRKLLGPNAAALSRYLAASYISQSLARRQGPGGEAPPASRGPWSSAPTSRAPSPPPQPQPPPPPARRLSYATTVNIHVGGGGRLRPAKAQVRLNHPALLATPQESVGLRKAQGGPDAPFHM from the exons ATGCCCGAGGGAGCCCGTGGACTGGGCCTGTCCAAACCCAGCCCTAGCCTCGGCCACAGAGGTGAAGTGTGTGACTGTGCGGCTGTGTGTGACACTCGGACAG CCCCTGCCACCCCTGCCATGACCTCCCCCCGAGGGTCTGGGAGCTCCACGTCCTTGAGCACTGTGGGCTCCGAGGGGGACCCGGCTCcgggccccaccccagcctgctcAGCCTCGAGGCCAGAGCCCCTTCCAGGGCCCCCCATCCGCCTGCATCTGTCGCCTGTGGGGACCCCGGGTTCTGCGAAACCCTCGAGGTTGGAGCGTGTGGCCCGTGAGATCGTGGAGACAGAGCGGGCCTACGTCCGGGACCTCCGAAGCATCGTGGAG GACTACCTGGGCCCTCTGCTGGATGGCGGGGTCCTGGGGCTGAGTGCGGAGCAGGTGGGCACGCTGTTTGCCAACATCGAGGACATCTACGAGTTCAGCAG tGAGCTTCTAGAAGACCTGGAGGGCAGCAGCAGTGCCGGGGGCATCGCCGAGTGCTTCGTGCAGAGG AGCGAGGATTTCGACATCTACACGTTGTACTGCATGAACTACCCGAG CTCTCTGGCCCTACTCCGGGAGCTGTCACTGTCCCCGCCAGCAGCCATGTGGTTGCAAGAGCGCCAGGCCCAGCTCCATCACTCGCTGCCCCTGCAGAGCTTCCTGTTGAAGCCCGTCCAGCGCATCCTCAAGTACCATCTGCTGCTGCAG GAGCTGGGCAAGCACTGGGCGGAGGGCCCGGATGCTGGGGGCCGTGAGATGGTGGAGGAGGCTATTGTGTCCATGACAGCAGTCGCCTGGTACATCAATGACATGAAACGCAAGCAGGAGCATGCTGCGCGCCTCCAG GAGGTGCAGCGGCGGCTGGGCGGCTGGACCGGTCCGGACCTCAGCGCTTTTGGGGAGCTAGTGCTGGAGGGTGCATTCCGAGGTGGTGGAGGGAGTGGCCCTCGGCTTCGAGGGGGTGAACGGCTGCTCTTTCTGTTCTCACGGATGCTGCTCGTGGCCAAGCGCCGGGGACCGGAATACACCTACAAGGGCCACATCTTT TGCTGCAACCTGAGTGTGAGCGAGAACCCTAGAGACCCTCTGGGGTTCAAGGTGTCTGATCTGACCATTCCCAAGCACAGGCACCTGCTCCAG gccaagAACCAAGAAGAGAAAAGGCTGTGGATTCACTGTCTCCAGCGCCTCTTCTTTGAAAACCACCCCGCCTCCATCCCTGCCAAG GCAAAACAAGTCCTCCTTGAAAACAGCCTGCACT GTGCTCCTAAAAGCAAGCCTATCCCAGAGCCCCTTACACCCCCACTTGGGTCTCCCCGACCTCGAGATGCTAGAAGTTTCACTCCTGGACGAAGGAACACAG CTCCATCACCAGGACCTGCCACTACCCGTCGTGGCCGCAGACAGTCTG AGCCTCTGAAGGACCTTTATGTCATGTTCCCACACGATG CTAAGCCTAGACTCAAG CATGCCGGCAGTGCGGGGGAGCTCTACCCACCCCTGGAGCCTCAGCCACCAGGTCCCACTTCTGGACCCCCTGAGGACCTGGAGGACACAGGACCCCCGACGCTGGACCCTTCTGGGACCTCAATCACTGAAGAAATCCTGGAGCTCCTGAACCAAAGAGGCCTCCGGGATCCGGGG GGCCCACTACAGCCACCCCCCGATGATGTTCCCAAGTTCCCCGGAGACTCCCAAGTGCCAAGCGACAGTGACACCCTCACATTCCAAGGCCTGCCCAGCCGAGACTCttcagaagaggaggaggaagaactggACGTGGATGAACGGGAGCCTTCCCCACTCCACGTCCTGGAGGGGCTCGAAGGTTCCAGTGCGGCTGAAATTGCCGACATTCCCAGCCTTTCCAAAAGCCCCGACAGACCCAGCCTCCCTGAAATGCCCAGCCTTTCTGAAATTCCCCAGATGCCACGCCTCCCCAGCCTCTCTGACATTTCCAGTGTTTTTGAAATGCCCTGCCTTCCAGCCATTCCTAGCATCCCCGACATTCCTAGTCTTTCCAGCGCTGCCCCCCAGCTCCCCTGTGACTCCTGGCTCCAGGGACCCCCACAGGAGCTGAATGAGACTCTAGCCACCCGGAGGGAACTTTTCCCCGGAAGCACTTCTGGAAAACTGGGCGAGCCCTCCTCAGAAGGCAGGGCAGGGCGAGAAGAGGATGAAGGAGGATCATTCCCAGAATTCCAGCCCCCAGATGTCACCCGGGATCAGGGATTCTCACATGAGCTGGAGTTCCGCTCTTGCTCTGAAATCCGGAGCGCCTGGCAGGCCCTGGAGCAGGGGCAGCTGGCCCGGCCGGGTTTTCCTGAGCCACTGCTGATCCTGGAAGACTCGGACCTGAGTGGAGGCGGTAGCAgtggaggagggaaggcaggagtCCCGACTTCAGAGAGGTCAGCATCCCGAGTGCGAGAGTTGGCCCGGCTTTACAGCGAGCGAATCCAGCACATGCAGCGGGCCGAGACCCGGGCATCAGCCAACGCACCCCGCCGCAGGCCTCGGGCTCTGGCCCAGCCACAGCTGTTACCCGGCCTGCCCCAGGAGCAGGCCGAGCCAG GACCCCTGCCTGCCTTTGGACACGTGCTGGTGTGTGAGCTGGCCTTCCCTCTGACCTGTGCCCAGGAATCTGTCCCCCTCAGCCCTGCTGCGCGGGTTCAAGCCGCCACACCTTTGACTAAGCTGGGAGGCTGCCAGGACAGCCAGGGTCTACATGTTTCCAGTTTGCCTGAGCAAggccatctgagcctccaggttCCAGCTGCTACCCCCCTGCCTGAGCAAGGAAGCCTCTGGAATATCCAGATTCCAGCCACCACAACTTTGCTGGAGCAGGATGACCCCCCAGGCAGCCAAGCTGCAGCTATTACAATTTCGCCAGATCAGGGCCACCTGGAAATCCAAGTTCCAGCTGCCATTCCTTTACAGGAGCATAGAGACCACGTGGATACCCAGGTTCCTTCTAGCACCTCATCTCCTGAGCAAGGAGGCCACGCGGACATCCAGCTTCCCACCAACCCAGCTTCACCCAAGCGGGGAAGTTCCTCTGATGTCGTGGTTTCAGCCACCAGTCCTGCACCCAAGCGAGAAGGCTGCTGGGACAGCCAGAGCCCAACCAACACCCTGGTAACTAAGCCAGGAAGCTCCAGGGGTGTTCAGTCCCCAGCCACTGCGTGTGGGCCAGCCGTCGATGCTGTGCTTATACGCGGAAGCAGCCTGGACCCTCAGATCCCAGCTGACACCCCACTGCCTTTGCAGCGTGACCTCCCAGACATTCAGGTTCCGGGTACCTCACCTCTGCCTGTACACGGAGGCCACTTGGACCGTCAGATCCCAGCCGATGCCCCGCCGTCCTTGCCCCAGGACCTCCCAGACTTTCAGGTTCCAGCTGCCACACCTTTGCCCCAGACAGCAGGCCTCACAGACGCCCAGGTCCAAGCCTTCCCGCCTTTGCCCCAGCAGGGAGGCCTCCGATACAGCCAGGGTCGTGCTGCTGCACCTTGGCTTCAGGAACAAAGCCTCACAGACCTCCAGGTTCAGAAGCTGACACCTTTGTTGGAACCGAAGGGCTTCATGAATGACCAGGATCCAGCCGCCACACCTTTGCCTGAGCAAGGAGGCCCTACAGACACTCAGGGCCCATTACCCACCCCAGTCCAGACCACCGTGCTTTTGGCCAAACAAGGAGGTCACTCGGTCTCTCACGCTGCCAGATCAGAGTCTTCAGACTTGACCCCACCCCACAGTCCCCCACCCCCGACACGGAAGCTCCTGGGCCCCAATGCGGCCGCCCTTTCAAGATACCTGGCAGCTTCATACATCAGCCAGAGCCTGGCTCGGCGACAGGGGCCTGGAGGAGAGGCTCCCCCAGCCTCCCGGGGCCCTTGGTCCTCTGCCCCCACATCACGGGCACCTTCACCGCCACCCcagccccaacccccaccccccccagcccGGAGGCTCAGCTATGCCACTACGGTCAACATCCATGTCGGAGGTGGCGGGCGGCTACGGCCGGCCAAGGCCCAGGTCAGGTTGAACCATCCTGCTCTCTTGGCAACTCCCCAAGAATCTGTGGGTCTCCGCAAAGCCCAGGGGGGCCCCGATGCCCCTTTCCACATGTGA
- the PLEKHG2 gene encoding pleckstrin homology domain-containing family G member 2 isoform X1, translated as MPEGARGLGLSKPSPSLGHRGEVCDCAAVCDTRTAAPATPAMTSPRGSGSSTSLSTVGSEGDPAPGPTPACSASRPEPLPGPPIRLHLSPVGTPGSAKPSRLERVAREIVETERAYVRDLRSIVEDYLGPLLDGGVLGLSAEQVGTLFANIEDIYEFSSELLEDLEGSSSAGGIAECFVQRSEDFDIYTLYCMNYPSSLALLRELSLSPPAAMWLQERQAQLHHSLPLQSFLLKPVQRILKYHLLLQELGKHWAEGPDAGGREMVEEAIVSMTAVAWYINDMKRKQEHAARLQEVQRRLGGWTGPDLSAFGELVLEGAFRGGGGSGPRLRGGERLLFLFSRMLLVAKRRGPEYTYKGHIFCCNLSVSENPRDPLGFKVSDLTIPKHRHLLQAKNQEEKRLWIHCLQRLFFENHPASIPAKAKQVLLENSLHCAPKSKPIPEPLTPPLGSPRPRDARSFTPGRRNTAPSPGPATTRRGRRQSEPLKDLYVMFPHDAKPRLKHAGSAGELYPPLEPQPPGPTSGPPEDLEDTGPPTLDPSGTSITEEILELLNQRGLRDPGGPLQPPPDDVPKFPGDSQVPSDSDTLTFQGLPSRDSSEEEEEELDVDEREPSPLHVLEGLEGSSAAEIADIPSLSKSPDRPSLPEMPSLSEIPQMPRLPSLSDISSVFEMPCLPAIPSIPDIPSLSSAAPQLPCDSWLQGPPQELNETLATRRELFPGSTSGKLGEPSSEGRAGREEDEGGSFPEFQPPDVTRDQGFSHELEFRSCSEIRSAWQALEQGQLARPGFPEPLLILEDSDLSGGGSSGGGKAGVPTSERSASRVRELARLYSERIQHMQRAETRASANAPRRRPRALAQPQLLPGLPQEQAEPGPLPAFGHVLVCELAFPLTCAQESVPLSPAARVQAATPLTKLGGCQDSQGLHVSSLPEQGHLSLQVPAATPLPEQGSLWNIQIPATTTLLEQDDPPGSQAAAITISPDQGHLEIQVPAAIPLQEHRDHVDTQVPSSTSSPEQGGHADIQLPTNPASPKRGSSSDVVVSATSPAPKREGCWDSQSPTNTLVTKPGSSRGVQSPATACGPAVDAVLIRGSSLDPQIPADTPLPLQRDLPDIQVPGTSPLPVHGGHLDRQIPADAPPSLPQDLPDFQVPAATPLPQTAGLTDAQVQAFPPLPQQGGLRYSQGRAAAPWLQEQSLTDLQVQKLTPLLEPKGFMNDQDPAATPLPEQGGPTDTQGPLPTPVQTTVLLAKQGGHSVSHAARSESSDLTPPHSPPPPTRKLLGPNAAALSRYLAASYISQSLARRQGPGGEAPPASRGPWSSAPTSRAPSPPPQPQPPPPPARRLSYATTVNIHVGGGGRLRPAKAQVRLNHPALLATPQESVGLRKAQGGPDAPFHM; from the exons ATGCCCGAGGGAGCCCGTGGACTGGGCCTGTCCAAACCCAGCCCTAGCCTCGGCCACAGAGGTGAAGTGTGTGACTGTGCGGCTGTGTGTGACACTCGGACAG CAGCCCCTGCCACCCCTGCCATGACCTCCCCCCGAGGGTCTGGGAGCTCCACGTCCTTGAGCACTGTGGGCTCCGAGGGGGACCCGGCTCcgggccccaccccagcctgctcAGCCTCGAGGCCAGAGCCCCTTCCAGGGCCCCCCATCCGCCTGCATCTGTCGCCTGTGGGGACCCCGGGTTCTGCGAAACCCTCGAGGTTGGAGCGTGTGGCCCGTGAGATCGTGGAGACAGAGCGGGCCTACGTCCGGGACCTCCGAAGCATCGTGGAG GACTACCTGGGCCCTCTGCTGGATGGCGGGGTCCTGGGGCTGAGTGCGGAGCAGGTGGGCACGCTGTTTGCCAACATCGAGGACATCTACGAGTTCAGCAG tGAGCTTCTAGAAGACCTGGAGGGCAGCAGCAGTGCCGGGGGCATCGCCGAGTGCTTCGTGCAGAGG AGCGAGGATTTCGACATCTACACGTTGTACTGCATGAACTACCCGAG CTCTCTGGCCCTACTCCGGGAGCTGTCACTGTCCCCGCCAGCAGCCATGTGGTTGCAAGAGCGCCAGGCCCAGCTCCATCACTCGCTGCCCCTGCAGAGCTTCCTGTTGAAGCCCGTCCAGCGCATCCTCAAGTACCATCTGCTGCTGCAG GAGCTGGGCAAGCACTGGGCGGAGGGCCCGGATGCTGGGGGCCGTGAGATGGTGGAGGAGGCTATTGTGTCCATGACAGCAGTCGCCTGGTACATCAATGACATGAAACGCAAGCAGGAGCATGCTGCGCGCCTCCAG GAGGTGCAGCGGCGGCTGGGCGGCTGGACCGGTCCGGACCTCAGCGCTTTTGGGGAGCTAGTGCTGGAGGGTGCATTCCGAGGTGGTGGAGGGAGTGGCCCTCGGCTTCGAGGGGGTGAACGGCTGCTCTTTCTGTTCTCACGGATGCTGCTCGTGGCCAAGCGCCGGGGACCGGAATACACCTACAAGGGCCACATCTTT TGCTGCAACCTGAGTGTGAGCGAGAACCCTAGAGACCCTCTGGGGTTCAAGGTGTCTGATCTGACCATTCCCAAGCACAGGCACCTGCTCCAG gccaagAACCAAGAAGAGAAAAGGCTGTGGATTCACTGTCTCCAGCGCCTCTTCTTTGAAAACCACCCCGCCTCCATCCCTGCCAAG GCAAAACAAGTCCTCCTTGAAAACAGCCTGCACT GTGCTCCTAAAAGCAAGCCTATCCCAGAGCCCCTTACACCCCCACTTGGGTCTCCCCGACCTCGAGATGCTAGAAGTTTCACTCCTGGACGAAGGAACACAG CTCCATCACCAGGACCTGCCACTACCCGTCGTGGCCGCAGACAGTCTG AGCCTCTGAAGGACCTTTATGTCATGTTCCCACACGATG CTAAGCCTAGACTCAAG CATGCCGGCAGTGCGGGGGAGCTCTACCCACCCCTGGAGCCTCAGCCACCAGGTCCCACTTCTGGACCCCCTGAGGACCTGGAGGACACAGGACCCCCGACGCTGGACCCTTCTGGGACCTCAATCACTGAAGAAATCCTGGAGCTCCTGAACCAAAGAGGCCTCCGGGATCCGGGG GGCCCACTACAGCCACCCCCCGATGATGTTCCCAAGTTCCCCGGAGACTCCCAAGTGCCAAGCGACAGTGACACCCTCACATTCCAAGGCCTGCCCAGCCGAGACTCttcagaagaggaggaggaagaactggACGTGGATGAACGGGAGCCTTCCCCACTCCACGTCCTGGAGGGGCTCGAAGGTTCCAGTGCGGCTGAAATTGCCGACATTCCCAGCCTTTCCAAAAGCCCCGACAGACCCAGCCTCCCTGAAATGCCCAGCCTTTCTGAAATTCCCCAGATGCCACGCCTCCCCAGCCTCTCTGACATTTCCAGTGTTTTTGAAATGCCCTGCCTTCCAGCCATTCCTAGCATCCCCGACATTCCTAGTCTTTCCAGCGCTGCCCCCCAGCTCCCCTGTGACTCCTGGCTCCAGGGACCCCCACAGGAGCTGAATGAGACTCTAGCCACCCGGAGGGAACTTTTCCCCGGAAGCACTTCTGGAAAACTGGGCGAGCCCTCCTCAGAAGGCAGGGCAGGGCGAGAAGAGGATGAAGGAGGATCATTCCCAGAATTCCAGCCCCCAGATGTCACCCGGGATCAGGGATTCTCACATGAGCTGGAGTTCCGCTCTTGCTCTGAAATCCGGAGCGCCTGGCAGGCCCTGGAGCAGGGGCAGCTGGCCCGGCCGGGTTTTCCTGAGCCACTGCTGATCCTGGAAGACTCGGACCTGAGTGGAGGCGGTAGCAgtggaggagggaaggcaggagtCCCGACTTCAGAGAGGTCAGCATCCCGAGTGCGAGAGTTGGCCCGGCTTTACAGCGAGCGAATCCAGCACATGCAGCGGGCCGAGACCCGGGCATCAGCCAACGCACCCCGCCGCAGGCCTCGGGCTCTGGCCCAGCCACAGCTGTTACCCGGCCTGCCCCAGGAGCAGGCCGAGCCAG GACCCCTGCCTGCCTTTGGACACGTGCTGGTGTGTGAGCTGGCCTTCCCTCTGACCTGTGCCCAGGAATCTGTCCCCCTCAGCCCTGCTGCGCGGGTTCAAGCCGCCACACCTTTGACTAAGCTGGGAGGCTGCCAGGACAGCCAGGGTCTACATGTTTCCAGTTTGCCTGAGCAAggccatctgagcctccaggttCCAGCTGCTACCCCCCTGCCTGAGCAAGGAAGCCTCTGGAATATCCAGATTCCAGCCACCACAACTTTGCTGGAGCAGGATGACCCCCCAGGCAGCCAAGCTGCAGCTATTACAATTTCGCCAGATCAGGGCCACCTGGAAATCCAAGTTCCAGCTGCCATTCCTTTACAGGAGCATAGAGACCACGTGGATACCCAGGTTCCTTCTAGCACCTCATCTCCTGAGCAAGGAGGCCACGCGGACATCCAGCTTCCCACCAACCCAGCTTCACCCAAGCGGGGAAGTTCCTCTGATGTCGTGGTTTCAGCCACCAGTCCTGCACCCAAGCGAGAAGGCTGCTGGGACAGCCAGAGCCCAACCAACACCCTGGTAACTAAGCCAGGAAGCTCCAGGGGTGTTCAGTCCCCAGCCACTGCGTGTGGGCCAGCCGTCGATGCTGTGCTTATACGCGGAAGCAGCCTGGACCCTCAGATCCCAGCTGACACCCCACTGCCTTTGCAGCGTGACCTCCCAGACATTCAGGTTCCGGGTACCTCACCTCTGCCTGTACACGGAGGCCACTTGGACCGTCAGATCCCAGCCGATGCCCCGCCGTCCTTGCCCCAGGACCTCCCAGACTTTCAGGTTCCAGCTGCCACACCTTTGCCCCAGACAGCAGGCCTCACAGACGCCCAGGTCCAAGCCTTCCCGCCTTTGCCCCAGCAGGGAGGCCTCCGATACAGCCAGGGTCGTGCTGCTGCACCTTGGCTTCAGGAACAAAGCCTCACAGACCTCCAGGTTCAGAAGCTGACACCTTTGTTGGAACCGAAGGGCTTCATGAATGACCAGGATCCAGCCGCCACACCTTTGCCTGAGCAAGGAGGCCCTACAGACACTCAGGGCCCATTACCCACCCCAGTCCAGACCACCGTGCTTTTGGCCAAACAAGGAGGTCACTCGGTCTCTCACGCTGCCAGATCAGAGTCTTCAGACTTGACCCCACCCCACAGTCCCCCACCCCCGACACGGAAGCTCCTGGGCCCCAATGCGGCCGCCCTTTCAAGATACCTGGCAGCTTCATACATCAGCCAGAGCCTGGCTCGGCGACAGGGGCCTGGAGGAGAGGCTCCCCCAGCCTCCCGGGGCCCTTGGTCCTCTGCCCCCACATCACGGGCACCTTCACCGCCACCCcagccccaacccccaccccccccagcccGGAGGCTCAGCTATGCCACTACGGTCAACATCCATGTCGGAGGTGGCGGGCGGCTACGGCCGGCCAAGGCCCAGGTCAGGTTGAACCATCCTGCTCTCTTGGCAACTCCCCAAGAATCTGTGGGTCTCCGCAAAGCCCAGGGGGGCCCCGATGCCCCTTTCCACATGTGA